A single region of the Salmo salar chromosome ssa16, Ssal_v3.1, whole genome shotgun sequence genome encodes:
- the LOC106573401 gene encoding transcription factor Maf, with translation MASELAMSNSDLPTSPLAMEYVNDFDLMKFEVKKEPVEPDRSISQCSRLITGGSLSSTPMSTPCSSVPPSPSFSAPSPGSGSEQKAHLEDFYWMSGYQQQLNPEALGFSPEDAVEALISSSHQLQSFDGYARGQQFAGSAGAGGGMAGEEMGSAAAVVSAVIAAAAAQNGGPHHHHHHHHHAGGHHPSTGVPSNASSAGSHQHMGHLDLDDRFSDDQLVTMSVRELNRHLRGVSKEEVIRLKQKRRTLKNRGYAQSCRYKRVQQRHVLEGEKTQLVQQVDHLKAEMSRLARERDAYKDKYEKLITNGFRENGSGSDNTPSSPEFFMTSRKFLHL, from the coding sequence ATGGCATCAGAACTGGCAATGAGCAACTCCGACCTGCCCACCAGTCCCCTGGCCATGGAATATGTTAATGACTTCGATCTGATGAAGTTTGAAGTGAAAAAGGAGCCGGTGGAGCCGGATCGCAGCATCAGCCAGTGCAGCCGTCTGATCACCGGGGGATCCTTGTCTTCCACCCCGATGAGCACGCCTTGCAGCTCGGTTCCCCCTTCCCCAAGCTTTTCGGCGCCCAGCCCGGGCTCCGGGAGCGAGCAGAAGGCTCACCTGGAGGATTTTTACTGGATGAGCGGCTACCAACAGCAGCTGAATCCCGAAGCGCTGGGCTTCAGCCCCGAAGACGCGGTAGAGGCGCTGATCAGCAGCAGCCACCAGCTCCAGTCCTTCGATGGCTATGCTAGAGGGCAGCAGTTTGCCGGGTCGGCCGGGGCAGGAGGCGGCATGGCCGGGGAGGAGATGGGCTCAGCAGCCGCTGTGGTATCGGCTGTTATCGCTGCAGCAGCAGCGCAGAACGGaggtccccaccaccaccaccaccatcaccaccacgcCGGGGGACACCATCCCTCCACCGGGGTCCCGTCCAACGCTAGCTCGGCGGGCAGCCACCAGCACATGGGACACCTGGACCTGGACGACCGGTTTTCGGACGACCAGCTGGTGACCATGTCAGTACGGGAGCTGAACCGACACCTCCGCGGGGTCAGCAAAGAGGAGGTGATCCGGCTGAAACAGAAGAGGAGGACCCTAAAGAACAGAGGCTATGCCCAGTCATGCCGCTACAAGCGGGTCCAGCAGAGACATGTTCTGGAGGGCGAGAAGACGCAGCTGGTCCAGCAGGTGGACCACCTCAAGGCGGAGATGTCGCGGCTGGCCAGGGAGAGGGACGCATACAAGGACAAGTACGAGAAGCTCATCACCAACGGCTTCCGAGAAAACGGATCCGGCAGTGACAACACCCCCTCATCCCCAGAGTTCTTCAT